The genomic DNA TAGCGATAGCTGTTCTTGATTGTTCAAGCAAGCTGTTAGCCTTTGATCCTTCGTCGTGTAAACTACTAGGGTTTCCGAAGAAATTCTTGGATGCCTTTGTAAAAACTTCTAACGAACGTTCTGACATTGGTGTTGTGGCACAATAATCTAAATAAATCATGAAAGTCCCCCTGAATGTTTTATCAGAAATTCATAAAATTTTAATTAATACTTTAATTTTTTCACATTTTATGCGCATTAGTAAAGTTTGGAGTAATAACCTGATAAAAAAAGTCTTGTCACTAGTTTAAAAGTATGTAAATATAGGTGTCAAGACAGTTGTGTATTTAGTCTGTATAATTGTAACTAATGACCAACTTAGTAGTCAGTGGTAGTCTCACTTTGCATTTAGAATAGTATTCACCTAATACTCATAAAAAGTTGTTTAGTTTCCTTTATGAAAGGGGGATAAGCATGGATATTAAAAAAGCAGATGTTTTAATAGTCGGCAGTGGGCTTGCAGGCTTAATGACTGCAGATTACCTTTGCAACGACAAAAATGTGATACTTATCACAAAGTCGGAATTAAATCATAGCAATTCATGGCTTGCACAAGGTGGGATTGCTGCTGCAATAAACAAGGAAGATCATTGGCATCACCATTACCATGATACGGTTATGGCAGGAGTGTTTCATAATCGGAAAGAAACGACCGAATTACTTGTGAAACATGGAACTAGATTAATTAAAAGACTAATAGATGCTGGAGTATCATTCGATAAAAATGAAAATAATGAACTGGCTTTAGGTATGGAGGGAGCTCATGGCAAAAGGAGAATTCTCCATGCAGGCGGGGATTCAACTGGAAAAGTGATTGTGGAAGCCATTATGGCTAGAGTCTTGCCAAATATAACGGTTTATGAAAACGAAATGGCATATGATTTGTTCGTAGAGAATGGAGTTTGTCACGGTGTCTTTACTAAAGATACAGATGGAAATCCTAGGTTGTTTAAAGCTGATCACGTTATTTTGGCTACAGGTGGTGTCGGTCAACTGTATTCGGCTACCTCAAACTGCTTAGAAGCTACAGGCGATGGAATTGCTATGGCGTATCGAGCAGGTGCAAGTCTGGCAGATATGGAATTTGTTCAGTTCCACCCAACGTTACTTATGAATGGTGAGAGTAGTTGTGGTCTAGTTTCAGAAGCAGTTCGTGGCGAAGGAGCTCGTCTTGTTACAGAAGATCGTGTTCCTTTAATGACTGGAAAGCATCCAATGGAAGACTTAGCTCCTCGTGATGTTGTTGCAAGAGAAATCTTTCAAGCGAATTTGGCTCATAAAAAAGTATATCTTGATATTTCCAATGTTTGTAATTTTAAAGTTCGGTTCCCATCTATTCATAAAATGTGTGTTAGTACTCCTGAGATTTTAGAGACGGGATTATTACCTGTTCAGCCTGGAGCCCATTTTATTATGGGGGGAATTAAAGTTGATACTGAAGGACGCTCCTCGGTTCAAAATTTATATGCAGTAGGCGAATGTGCCTATACTGGGGTACACGGTGCGAACCGCTTAGCTAGTAACTCATTGTTGGAGGCTATTGTTTTTGCTGAACGACTCTCATCTGCAATATTAACAGCTAAAACTTACAATCATTGTGAACAACCTCCAATAAGTCTAAGTTCTA from Anaerobacillus alkaliphilus includes the following:
- the nadB gene encoding L-aspartate oxidase — protein: MDIKKADVLIVGSGLAGLMTADYLCNDKNVILITKSELNHSNSWLAQGGIAAAINKEDHWHHHYHDTVMAGVFHNRKETTELLVKHGTRLIKRLIDAGVSFDKNENNELALGMEGAHGKRRILHAGGDSTGKVIVEAIMARVLPNITVYENEMAYDLFVENGVCHGVFTKDTDGNPRLFKADHVILATGGVGQLYSATSNCLEATGDGIAMAYRAGASLADMEFVQFHPTLLMNGESSCGLVSEAVRGEGARLVTEDRVPLMTGKHPMEDLAPRDVVAREIFQANLAHKKVYLDISNVCNFKVRFPSIHKMCVSTPEILETGLLPVQPGAHFIMGGIKVDTEGRSSVQNLYAVGECAYTGVHGANRLASNSLLEAIVFAERLSSAILTAKTYNHCEQPPISLSSNPTVKLPSKQEIQEVMDRYVGINRDHNGLEKAVQWFQQFESIIDGKNHFHLTGNEKVISNMLTVGLLISKASLMRNESRGGHFRVDYSKSNDIEWYGNRIIHRTGEMYREQFLEPSEMIC